A region of the Epinephelus fuscoguttatus linkage group LG13, E.fuscoguttatus.final_Chr_v1 genome:
TTGATATATTCTACACTCCAtatctggagacgtgcagtatcttcTGTGAACCAAACTACTCCTCATCCTGCGTCCTTGCAAGCGTTATAGGCCGACGtggttttgcctgttttttcaGGCGTCCCAAtacaacagcatgtgatctagaagGCTAAATACAAGGCAAAGAGCAAATCCAACCTGgagcgctttgtgttcacaaggcacaggttaagtgaaccGCACCGTGGACTTGAAGCGAACTGAGCTCAGATCAGCTCTCTAAGAGGTCTGAGAGTGGTCTACATCAAAAGACCTGCCCTCTCACCAACATTTCTGGCAACTATGGAGATGCTTTCTTTTCAGTTTTGGTGTAATAAGGAAACTAATCAGATTCTTCCATGAGAATTTCCACCAGGTTTGCGAATTAGTGGTAGAAAGGTGTATCTTCGGCATATAATTTGCGGTTGTGTTACATTATGTGGAGTAACCGatgattactgtaacaattatATTAATACACAAGAAAATTCCATGACTTCCAAGCCTGGAAAATGGGATaatgaaattccatgacttttccagcctttccatgactgtgggaaccctggatCAAGATTAATACTCAGTTAATTGTGCAGCTCTCACATCCCATTTGTTGGGCTGTTTAAAGTTCAATGAATTAAATATTCAAACTCATGTTATGTTTTAAGGCTGTATTGTGTCCTCAAATGGaaatgtccattattttatgcaCACAGTAACACCCTGTACCTTTGGGATCACAACTAGGATTTAAATAAATTTCTGTGGATTTGAACAATGTTCGTTTGCCTGCACAGATTTTCTCCTGACTGCAGACTGAAGAGGCCgttaaacttttattttgaaaggacatGTAGCGAAACATTCTGATATATGCATGAAGGAAACTGAGTGAGCACAGTTTCTTTATTTAAAGATATGGATGTCATGTTGtcatgtgatgatgtcatattGTGATGTGTGGATGACTTCACCCACTCTGTGCATGTGCAGAGTGGGTGAAGTCATCCACCCACTCTGTGTGTTCACAGATGCATACATAAAGTATGAGTTTGTGCATAAAGTGCAGCCTGGTTGACAAACGATCATCATCAGAATTTCTGCGCTCATATATATTGATCACCGTAGACAACATCACGCTAGGCCTGTGAGCCGTCTTATCTGCACATACTCATATAGAAATACTTCATTTAAAGCTGTCTGTTTAATAAACTGGTATttgttgaatgtttttttttttatcagtcttAGAATCTCTTGCACCACTGTGTGTTTATCAGCTCCACAAAGTCTGCGCTGCATCTCATCTTTcagtcactgcagcaaataaaaaaacagccacacaGCTCTTCCAGTTTTTGTAGGTCACAGCACATCAAGTCTTTTCAGTCTCTGAATACGGAGCAATGACCccaaatgaacaaaacaaacaagacacagatgtagaaaaaaaaacagcttagATTCTTAGATCGCTGCCTCAGATATTTTCCTCCTCTGGCATGTTTCCGACCAACAACGATTAATCTGATTTGACTCAAGTTTAATGCATTTAGCAAAGATTCAATggatttttatgtgtttatgttttatatttaataatGTAGTATTTAAACGCAAATATCTTCTGTAAATTTGTGTACACAAGCTATAAATCAGACAGAACAAAAGTTAACCCTTTGACACTTGGAGctgcatcacttttcttgtgctgctttcagacacctttcaCAACTATTGAAACCTTTGAACGCTGAGCTAATCggtgtgatttctttcaaaaacatgcgGGGAAAAAGGCAACGAGCAACCTgataagaaatgtcccacaaataataaaaattaatcgATTTAGAAACTAATCTTTAAAAGCTAGGGGAAAACTTTTTATAATTatcattaatatatatttaaaattatgtcaCATAATTACTATAATTTTTAAGCTCTTTTTccaggtaattttttttttttttttggtaattttcttctttttttcttttatcattttcttttatatatttatttttttgtttttatttttgctttttcaatttttttttatttgctaaatTCTTGCAAATTTTTGGGGTAATTTCATCTGTCATTGCTCATTGCCCTCTTGCCATGTTTTTGAGAGAACTCAGGCCACTTTGCTtgggtttcaaagggttaataacCTTTTCGCAAGTGACTCATGaaaatgtcaagtttgtaaaggacacactttattttgaagtacactgaatttctggcacagagcttttattttgaagtgctgtttcctgctgttaactaagtgactaacagacagctacttgacagagacagcaaactagctcgatgacatggccaaacacaagtatgacgctgaatgcaTTAAACTGTgcggaccttgaactaatgacgaaggagaaatctggacgcATGGTCTGAGGCTGTTCTAAATTTGTTTGCCGAGTATGAAAAATTCTGGTAAGAAAATACTGATGAATCCCAGATTTGTGCATAAAATGTTCATACGCACTGTTTATGAACGAGGCCCACTGTCTTTGTAACCAAGCTAGTGATTCAGCAACCTCACCTTATTGGGACTGGGGTCATGTGGGATCTCAGAGGTCACCATGCCATAGTGGTCCAGCTGCCGGCACGGCTTGGCCACTCCGAGGATCTGCTCCAGGGAGGCGTTGGGGGGAGGGCACTGCGACAGGCTGGAGATGACCTGAGCCAGAGGAACTGGGATCTGCTCCTGCTGCCGTTTATGGTTCACCCCCTGGAAGGATGAAACCGTGGACTCGGCCCTGAGCTGCTGTTCACTCCGCCCAAACAAACCACTTCCACTGATCGTGTAATCCGCATTGTCAATATCAGGCATGCTAAAATCCATGCAAGAATCAAGTGAGGTGTTTGTCAGAGGTTTTTGGCCGTTATCAAGGCAGGAGTTGCTGCCCAGACTCTCGCTGAATCCAAAGTCCTGCCACTGGGATTTCCCTGCTGGGTGCTCCGTGCTGGAGACGCCGCACAGTCCGTTGAGGTTGGCTGCCTTCTGTTTGGCATGGCACTGCTGTGAGAGGTGGTTCTGCATcctgggttgctgctgctgctgctgctgctgaaggaaGTGTTGATGCgtttgctgctgctgaagctgtCCATCCAGCTCCGAGGCCTTGCCATTGAAAACAGTCTGTTGTGTGTTAAAGTGTCCCAGTTGTATTCCTGCACTGACCAGAATGTCCTGGGCTGTCCACTGTCCGTTGGGGAGCGACTGATTTTGGCCCAACAGCTCTCCATTCGCTATCGTGTTAGCCAAATGGTCGCTCTGCTGGACCCAGTCATGCGCCACTTTACCTGGTCGCATGTTGAggtgctgctgcatctgctgggACAGCTGCACGATGGGAGCCGACCCCACCAGGGGAGGCTTATGGTGAGGAAACTGCATTTGCACATTAGTGTCAGAAGTGGCATTACTTTCAGGTAGTGACACCGTGGTGGCAGTCGCTGAGGCAGTACTGGGAGGCGCCTGTCCTCCATGCTCTGTGGAATCAGTCTTCCCCTCGATGGAGTCATAGATGTAAGAAAGAATCTCGTCGTTTGTCAGTAGGTCATCCAAGGTGGGCACACGTTCAGGGTCCATCTCAACTCTGATCATCCGctcatccagcagcagcagctccaggtCCTCAGCACTCAGCCCCAGCCCCTCCAGAGCCCCAAACAGCTCGCCGTTTGAACACCCACTCTCTTCTGCATCCACAACCCCATGGCCTTCCAGGGAGAGGGAGTCTAACGTAGCCAGCAGAGGGTCAAAGCTGGTGCTGGGCTCTGTAACGCCTGCACCCAGCACGCCATTACTCGGCTCGTCCCAGCTCCTGTGCATGCTGGAGGGCTCAGAGTCAGAGAAGCCCATCTGGTCTCCAAAGAAGCTATGGAACGACATTTTAGGCTCCAGAGCGGGCTGGCAAACATACACCGACTCGTCCTGGCTCATGAGCGCCCCTAGAAGAGAGCCGGGGTCCAGACCATCCCTCACTAGCCTTTCAGTCCGGCTCTTCTTTGACTTACTGCCATTTTTCTCATGACTTCCATCTCTGAAGGCTGCTATGGGATGGTTAGACTGGTAGAGCAGGGCCTCACCTGTGGCATAGGTAAAGGGTAGATGCATGGAGCGCTTACGCAAGTGTTCTCCTCCCTCTTCGTCCctgtaaacacagaaaacatgattATTGTCTGGAAACCTGACCATGGCAGTTTATTTGCAAAGCATCAAAGTTGCACGCTTTGTCTCTAGCAGAGGTGGTACTTGTTTCTTACCCAGTTATCCATGATTGCAGGCgtcttaagcccagttcagaacAAAGATTCGCAacgagacaagttgaaacaggcaactacttgcaatgcgctgttctgcaacgttctataaacctgccagttcacaccaatgcaactagatgagactgtgtatcatctctatgcaacaactctccgtacttctgttctgatttgcagcttttcagacttattttgtggctgaatataatttgtagctttcGGCCAGTTCACACGTTCTAAAACGGGTTCATCTCGTTGCGAATcactggtctgaactgggctttttAAGTGTCATGGGTTAACAAGTGGGATCTATACGTGCCTCCATACATAGGATAAAAAATTCCCTGTGTAAACCAGATTAAAACATGTGAATTTATAATTTATCCACACATAACCTTTGATATTATATTAAAATTCTGTTGCTCATCTTTAAAAACATCTGGTACATTTAGTTGATTTACAACTGCACATGAAATGACAGTAAAACATACAGGAGGGGCCTCTGGGTGGCGATGATGTAGTCTGGTTTGCCGTTCTTGTACACCAGCCTGGCGTTGGCCTGGACCCATTTCCAGCGGTTCTCCTTTGTGAGGAGCCTGAACACAGTCAGACCACTTTCTCCAGTCTTCATCACTGCGAATATGGAACACAATGATGAGTAGACCAATACTGCATACTGGTTAAATCAATCATATCCATAGTAAATGTCAGTGTCTTTTATGCAAGTTTAAAAAACATGCTTCCCCAGTGTTTACTGGCTGATGAAAAAGACTCTTTGCCAACTCCGCCCTAACCACGCCCCCTAACTATGACTGGACACTGACTGTATCTATACTATAATGTTCGGCTGAAGGGAGCAGATCCATTGGCTCCTCTGTGTAGGAGTTCTACTTGCTTTTACATCTATATTAAACTGCACTGAGGAGAGAGCGGTCAGTAACACATCTGACCTCTgaagtgtttatgtgtttggtGCTTCTGTATGGATCATCTCTGATGCTTTGCTCATGCAGTGGATTTGTGGGCCCTATCCTCtgctctggcagctctgcagcttTGCTCAATCTGCTCCGTAATCCAGCGGGATTACTTGCGAAAGCTGTCTGAACTCTCTGACCAGGTTAGACCAGACCtcctcacctttttttttttgatgggaCTAAATCTAAAATGGCAAATATGTCTCTGAGATAAACATGATGGATGAATTCTTATCATATACTCTCTTCAGTATAAAACAGCTTCAGACTACATAACAACCACATCTTTTGGGCCACTTCAAGCTGTGTTCTTAATCATCCAACTTTATATAAGGCTGCAGTACAGAGGCATATGTTTTAGGCCATGAAGTTTTAAAACATAATGGTataaagtagggctgggcgatatggcctaaaaaaaaatctcagattttttcacaacaaatccgattcacgatttaaatcgatttttcccctcctagttgaaaaaatatatatatttgcggcctggtagcacatacctggggtccaaaactttcagcatgtgaataaaccccggcttttccacggtagcctatatatgggcaccatatctcttgTAATATACATTgcgactgcatctgtgatcgcTTTCCACCGGACCCCTTTCTTATCACACGGCAGtatttcccctaccattatattggatcacaacagaagtcatttaaggttacctttcccaTAGAACAGGTCTGttccttgtccttttattaaacaaactaaatagccttatgttacaggCATGTGCTATGTTATTTACATCAAGCTGCCACAGTGAAGAAGTCTACGcagttctgcatgctgtttttgagttatttccctctatgtaaaagtcagacactgatgacagaggctgtgcatcatccctgcagtgctgaaaataaagtgccgtTCTTTAACGCAGACAAAGTcccgttgtttatgtgttgttgccacaacgagctaacacaagctGAAGGATCTGAGGGATCTAAAGTCTGCCAGCTTGGTGTTGGGAacacttatttatcttatttacacaacggcatgtcatttctgtccctACACAGTGCGCgtctaaaatcctcctctgctctgtgtcgcgcacggcggagtgcGGCcctgatgcgcacacacacacagacacaggtgagcacacacacacacacacacacacacacacagacaccggTGAGCACACAAAAGTGCTGAAGAACTCGTTCCCTTTCTTGAGAACCGAGTTCTTCCCCGcttgctgccatgttgtttgtgtatcaagcgcgcgggggggggaggggtgagcccactctgaacCTCTGAGCCCAGCATGGAGCGGCGGTGGcggattttaaatagaaactcgattttcattcaaacaaatcggcctaaactacaaattcgaattaatcgataaaatcgatttattgcccagccctagtatAAAGTCTGTTAAACTGCTAATTGTGGAAAAGCTATGTGTGTCTAttccaagcggcaacctccagggcttaaaaatgaagccaaaaaggaagtgccaaaaactgcagttccttgaatggccacttgaggcgaGTCAATCAtagcagacctccatgttaaaacgtccaactttacagcttcaaaacagggggtgaatttttatattacTCACTCATTTAAATGTCATGAGGGCTTAAAAGTTATTGCATAACCAAGagtgtggctgctttgagtgacaggtggatGATGTCACTGGCCACTAGCTATCTGCTCAGAATCATCTCTGCTGGTCAATGGAGTTGACCTTTCGGCCTTGGTTGTGGTGTTGGTGCCTTTTGGGGGGTTTTCATGCAAATACTGGAAAATAATATGGCTTGCAGTGCGGTTAACAGACTGTCCAAGAAATCTGTCCTCCATTTTGTTTCAGTGAGTTAGCTTGTTAACTAGCTAATTAACCATCTCGTGAATTAGGCTTGGGTTAGCCCAGCTGTGCTAACAATGTCAACAGGAGCATACGCTGGCCACAGTTACTACACCAGTATGTCTGGAAGAATTTAGGGTGATAATATGGTATTTTTGAACAAAAGGTGTCCCCGTGAGGTTGGAAAATAAAGGTCCACCAAGTTAGTTAGCTAATGCTATGCAATGCTAACATAAAACTGGCCATACTATTGCTAATGTAACATTAATTCAAGACTTGGCTAGGTATGAAAACAGGGCCGAGCACCCGATTGCTCTGTCAAGGGTGGTTGTGGTGGTGTCATTCATGACTTTTGGAAGTCATCCAACAGTGATGGCAACAAGACGGGGAAGCTGTTACAGCGTTGGGAAGGGAGGCCAGTTGTCTCCTGTAGGTGGTGTGGTGgcacaaaaatgacaataaaaataaaggcataaaaaaCCCTCCAAAATACTTCAAGAAGGTCAAGTGATATTGCGTGAAGTCTTGAAATGATCCACATCAAAGTGTTTGGAGAAACCCAGGAAATAGCGGCATCATCTAAAGGACTAAAAGGAGAGAGCCGCAATGACAAGTACAGGGATGTTCCCCCTCTAAAATCGGTCTTAAATTTATGTTGGTGAAAGCTTTTATTGCCATACTCTTACATGATTGTGTTCGGTTTACATGTCTTTTTTGGGGACTTTTTATGCCGTTATTAGTATCAGTAGAGAGATGAAAGGAAATGTGGGAAACAGAGATGCAACAAAGGTTCCCAGCCAGACTTAAACTGCACATGTTGTGGTTTATGGCCAGTGTCTTAAACCACAGTGGTACACGAACACAACTTACTTCTGACGTGGTTCTCTGCACAGTACAACATATCTGCTGCATGGATGAACTGATACCCGGATCCTCGTACCCGCAGTTCAGCCTCTGTGTACCCCAGCACGATCTTCCCCCTGCACACAAACGACCATAATTAACTTTCAAAACATTGCTCATGGCACACACCACGTCTTACATTCACAGCTAGTGAAAGATCTTCAAAGTCCTGCAACAAACACACTggagaataaaaacacacatgctgTTTTATTCTCACAACACAACAATCATCTAACAAAAGTGACAACACTTTACATTAAGACATATGACATGTTTATGCCAGGATCCTTACTTTGCGTCACAGGCCAGCGGCGTGAAGTCCAGCTTGTGTTTAGTTCTGAAGATCATGTTCTTGGTCCTGATCTCCAGGATGGACGGGGGCTGCAGAGGAGTCGCGATGGCGAACAGGGCGAGCTGAGACGGGGCCTTTCCTCCGTTTTCTTGCCGCTGGTTCTGTCCGTGCAGAAACTTAAGTCTGCCCTGGATGTTCAAAGCCTGGAGAGAAAGGAAATAAATCCTTCGAATGAGTTGATATCTGAGAGAGTGCTTTTCTCCTTTTCCATTGCCAGGAGACCAGAGCCGTGCACACTGCTCTGCAGTAGATGACTATGtccttctgtttctctctctctctcttttttttttttttttttactggtgttTCATGTTCGCACAGATGGCCACTCTCTGgacctgcagactgagccctcgcAAACTTCAGTTGTACATAGTGTGACATATTTAGCGTCATCACGTAaaagtctgcgagggcagagactgcaGGCAGCTGATAGTTGGCCCTCAAGACTTTTTTACATGTTGCCGTGGAAACTTTCAACTATCTCCGCTGTCATATTCCTTTATATGTCATATGAGCTGATGAACAATACTTAACTCATCTGTCCCTGtagataacaagatataaatcccatgtgtagcttttttttgtgaataaaaatgtattaatacagCTCTATATAAGGCTGCACAcgttcaaaaacagaaatgtgtgtaaataaggactataactcaataaattggCCATTACTGACACTAGAagaccttcttttgttgtttttaaacgaATTTCTGTATCATGACTATCCAAGACTTGCCCGGCATGCACCCACAAAGTCTGCGAGGCTGCGAGTGTGGTAAAGTCTGGACATTTGAATTCAGCCATGGATTACCGAACGGGCAAGGGCCCAGAGTGTCAGGGGCTGCCTTGGCCTTGGCTGGAGCCTCTAAATACCCAGGACTAGTGCGGAATTATTTGTCCTGAAGTGAATGCAGATTGTCACCTTTCCCATTGAATAAAAAAGCAAATTCTGACTGGGTGGATTTTTTTTGATCCAGTGAGAACAGGGCATTAGAAACTGTTTTCTATTATCTATAAGAGCTACATATGTTTTATTTACCTTGCACAAAAGGAGGAAACATTTTTAGGGAAAACAATTGGCTGTAAGTGGGAGTTATCAGGCAGGACAGAGACGCTACATGTGCGGAAATGGTGAGACATCTTGTAGGAGTGGACTTAACTGTCCCACACAGACCTCTACTTGCAGCAGACAAGTACAAGTCAAGTCAAAAGCATCAGCTCTGGCAAAAAATGCACCTGAAAACTGcagattttctgtcttttgtttgaGCATATAACCTACCAGAAAGCCAGAGGAGTTGTCCAGTAGGCAGCGAAAGCGACACACAAAGCTCCTCTCCAGGAAGGATGAGTTCTCTGGGGGAAGCTGTTCAGGGTTGTAGGTGACCACAGAT
Encoded here:
- the LOC125900187 gene encoding aryl hydrocarbon receptor-like produces the protein MYAGRKRRKPVQRAVKQAPAEGAKSNPSKRHRDRLNGELERLASLLPFPEEVTASLDKLSILRLSVSYLRAKNFFSVALNGVTPAGGNDDDSKTAGAVETKIPEGELLLQALNGFVMVVTASGTIFYSSHTIQDYLGFHQTDVMHQSVYELVHTEDQQELRRNLHWALNPPPASAPAITQDSPQEMEPDSSSSVVTYNPEQLPPENSSFLERSFVCRFRCLLDNSSGFLALNIQGRLKFLHGQNQRQENGGKAPSQLALFAIATPLQPPSILEIRTKNMIFRTKHKLDFTPLACDAKGKIVLGYTEAELRVRGSGYQFIHAADMLYCAENHVRMMKTGESGLTVFRLLTKENRWKWVQANARLVYKNGKPDYIIATQRPLLDEEGGEHLRKRSMHLPFTYATGEALLYQSNHPIAAFRDGSHEKNGSKSKKSRTERLVRDGLDPGSLLGALMSQDESVYVCQPALEPKMSFHSFFGDQMGFSDSEPSSMHRSWDEPSNGVLGAGVTEPSTSFDPLLATLDSLSLEGHGVVDAEESGCSNGELFGALEGLGLSAEDLELLLLDERMIRVEMDPERVPTLDDLLTNDEILSYIYDSIEGKTDSTEHGGQAPPSTASATATTVSLPESNATSDTNVQMQFPHHKPPLVGSAPIVQLSQQMQQHLNMRPGKVAHDWVQQSDHLANTIANGELLGQNQSLPNGQWTAQDILVSAGIQLGHFNTQQTVFNGKASELDGQLQQQQTHQHFLQQQQQQQQPRMQNHLSQQCHAKQKAANLNGLCGVSSTEHPAGKSQWQDFGFSESLGSNSCLDNGQKPLTNTSLDSCMDFSMPDIDNADYTISGSGLFGRSEQQLRAESTVSSFQGVNHKRQQEQIPVPLAQVISSLSQCPPPNASLEQILGVAKPCRQLDHYGMVTSEIPHDPSPNKIENGCILNSTYPGGCALPNRNGAAPPTVQMPVPETLSSLPDPPATGFYL